In Manis pentadactyla isolate mManPen7 chromosome 3, mManPen7.hap1, whole genome shotgun sequence, a single window of DNA contains:
- the THNSL1 gene encoding threonine synthase-like 1 encodes MLHFTRHQYLRQITQKYFSSVYIKMDKHAQLFLSSTFALAELRKSWHSTYSLFGDKNIILMGPPGAGKTTVGRIIGQKLGCCVIDVDDDILEKTWNMSVSEKLQDVGNEQFLEEEGKAVLNFSASGSVISLSGSNPMHDASMWHLKQNGIIVYLDVPLTDIVSRLKLMKIDRIVGQNSETSMKDLLKFRRQYYKKWYDTRVFCESGASTEEVADKVLDSVKRYQDVDSETFISTRHIWPKDCEQKVSTKFFSEAVIEGLASDGGLFVPEKKFPKLNCREWKGLVGATYVERAQILLEKCIHPADIPAATLGEMIETAYGENFACSKIAPVRHLSGNQFILELFHGPTGSFKDLSLQLMPHLFAYCIPPSCNYMILVATSGDTGSAVLNGFSHLNKNDKQRIAVATFFPENGLSDFQKAQIIGSQKENGWAVGVKSDFDFCQTALKRIFKDSDFTGFLTVEYGTILSSANSMNWGRLLPQVVYHASAYLDLVSQGFISFGSPVDVCIPTGNFGNILAAVYAKMMGIPIRKFICASNQNHVLTDFIKTGHYDLRERKLAQTFSPAIDILKSSNLERHLHLMANNDGQLMTKLFNQLEEQHHFQIEKKLVEKLQQDFVAGWCSEAECLAAIHSTYNTSGYILDPHTAVAKVVADRMQDKTCPVIVSSTAHYSKFAPAIMQAFQIKEINHTSLSQLYLLSSYNALPPPHEALLERTKQQEKMEYQVCEANENVMKSHVEKLILNWFL; translated from the coding sequence ATGCTTCACTTTACCCGACATCAGTATCTGAGACAAATAACCCAGAAATATTTTTCTAGTGTATATATTAAAATGGATAAACATGCACAGCTATTTCTTTCAAGTACTTTTGCACTTGCAGAATTAAGGAAGTCATGGCATTCAACCTACTCTCTGTTTGGAGACAAAAATATTATCCTGATGGGACctcctggtgctgggaaaacaacAGTAGGCAGAATAATAGGTCAGAAACTAGGTTGTTGTGTCATAGATGTGGATGATGATATCCTTGAAAAAACCTGGAATATGAGTGTGTCTGAAAAATTACAGGATGTTGGTAATGAGCAATttttagaagaggaaggaaaagccgTGTTAAACTTCTCTGCATCTGGAAGTGTGATTTCCCTTTCTGGGTCCAATCCAATGCATGATGCTAGCATGTGGCATCTGAAGCAAAATGGAATAATTGTGTACCTGGATGTGCCCCTAACAGACATAGTTAGTCGTCTAAAGTTAATGAAAATAGATAGGATTGTAGGTCAGAATTCTGAAACATCTATGAAAGACTTACTTAAATTTAGAAGACAGTATTATAAGAAGTGGTATGATACTCGTGTTTTTTGTGAAAGCGGGGCTTCCACAGAGGAAGTAGCTGACAAAGTGCTTGATTCAGTTAAAAGATACCAAGATGTAGACTCAGAAACATTCATCTCAACAAGACATATTTGGCCTAAAGACTGTGAACAGAAGGTTTCAACAAAATTCTTTAGCGAAGCTGTGATTGAGGGGCTGGCTTCTGATGGTGGACTCTTTGTTCCTGAGAAGAAGTTTCCAAAATTAAACTGTAGAGAGTGGAAAGGCCTAGTAGGAGCAACATATGTAGAAAGAGCACAAATACTCCTGGAAAAGTGTATACATCCTGCTGACATACCTGCTGCGACTTTGGGAGAAATGATTGAAACTGCTTATGGAGAAAACTTTGCCTGCTCAAAAATTGCCCCTGTCAGGCACCTTTCAGGCAACCAATTCATCCTGGAGCTGTTTCATGGACCAACAGGATCATTTAAAGATTTGTCTTTACAGCTTATGCCTCATCTCTTTGCATACTGTATTCCACCAAGTTGCAATTACATGATACTTGTAGCTACTTCAGGAGACACAGGGAGTGCAGTCTTGAATGGTTTTAGTCATCTTAATAAGAATGACAAGCAAAGAATAGCTGTGGCCACATTTTTTCCTGAGAATGGACTAagtgattttcaaaaagcacaaaTAATTGGCAGTCAAAAAGAAAATGGGTGGGCAGTGGGTGTCAAGTCAGATTTTGATTTTTGCCAGACAGCactgaaaagaatttttaaagattctGATTTTACTGGCTTTCTTACTGTGGAATATGGAACAATCTTAAGTTCAGCAAATTCCATGAACTGGGGCCGACTGCTTCCCCAAGTAGTTTATCATGCTTCTGCATATCTTGATCTTGTTAGccaaggatttatttcttttggaAGCCCTGTTGATGTCTGTATTCCCACAGGAAACTTTGGTAACATTTTAGCGGCAGTATATGCCAAAATGATGGGAATCCCTATTCGAAAATTTATTTGTGCCTCTAATCAGAACCATGTTTTGACTGATTTTATAAAAACAGGACATTATGATCTAAGGGAAAGAAAATTAGCACAAACCTTTTCACCAGCAATAGATATTCTCAAATCTTCAAACCTGGAACGACATTTACACTTAATGGCTAATAACGATGGACAATTAATGACAAAATTATTTAATCAATTAGAAGAGCAGCATCACTTccagatagaaaagaagctaGTTGAGAAACTTCAGCAAGATTTTGTAGCCGGCTGGTGCTCTGAGGCAGAGTGCCTAGCAGCTATTCACTCCACCTACAATACTTCAGGGTATATTTTGGATCCACACACTGCTGTTGCAAAAGTGGTTGCAGACAGAATGCAAGACAAAACCTGCCCGGTGATTGTCTCATCTACAGCTCATTACTCAAAGTTTGCACCTGCTATCATGCAGGCTTTCCAAATTAAGGAAATAAACCACACTTCATTAAGTCAGCTTTATTTACTGAGTTCATACAATGCATTACCTCCACCACATGAGGCTTTATTAGAAAGGACAAAGCAGCAAGAGAAGATGGAGTACCAGGTCTGTGAAGCTAATGAGAATGTCATGAAGAGTCATGTGGAAAAACTGATACTAAATTGGTTCTTATAA